The following DNA comes from Papaver somniferum cultivar HN1 chromosome 4, ASM357369v1, whole genome shotgun sequence.
aaaggataatatcgtaaaatcatgatactgcatgtttctgacccggcttcaggaatgtatgtgacaattcatatattatgatccgtgaaccatttcacgattTTTGACTGAGCGAacgttcctctcagagctatgatgagtatgtttctcgaaaagccttTCAGTTGAGatttcgatgcttcacacatttcatcatcacctctacatatatcaaaatgattgggaagatcctagacatattgcatgctagtatagagcctaacgccttcaggacgtcacgctgcgcgttgttccctgactacgtagagtgACCGTGTATataatctcttaatgattgggcggctcctagacatatttcatgctagtataaagcctaacgccttcaggacgtcacgctattcgttgttccctgactatacaccccctcagaatgagtatgatgcttcaattatctcatatctcaattCTGCAAGTAggttaattctagcgtgtcattcatcaattgaattcctagaagataatatatttatctcattactccgttccatggatgatcctcagttggattccatggattagtaataaataattattttattttattactctgtttcgtggctgattcccagcagaattccatgaattagtaataaatattcactgatcgggcgtctgggccaccaccgagtaagccccgagaaatggtgcaagtgtacttagcaaataatgcacaaacgagcattcgaacgaacgaacgagcattcaaaaatatggacgaacgaggaaacctatgcaaaataggggagaaatataatattaataaaataataaaagagacgcctaggggaccgggcccgccggccggccggtcatgctgtcgtggccggccccacacctctcccattatttttcctaatctcatgaaaactccttcattcgagcaaatttcttttttttttgtgcaaaactcttagtttctccatattttccttcaaacgatgaaaaataataaaaaatagaaaaaggaGTCACGGGACCGGGATACCTAGTCGGTCGGCCATGTCCTAGCTAGGGGTGTAAATattacccgaaaatactcggcctgcctgtatccgcccgagcccgcctgtaccctaagttgcccaaagcctgttatggcccgtcatggaccatccggcctggcctggattaatttattgggcggtctcgggctttgcgattaattatgatgcccggcctgatacccggcctggtgcccggcctgaaagccttttatgtgccattaatcatttaatatcctcttaaaaagacttaaaagttacaattttataattgtcaattttgtgtcaagaaaaataaaacatataattgtttttttacttataattaaccttttcaaaacattaatggtaatatattttcttattagaaagtttattgtactctaattaattatttattataggctaaaatttaaaatttgtcagtgtaatttaaatataaaataatactatcacttacgatatgcgatgttggaaaggaaaggatattgtatttaataccgttcatttgaaaatttaaacttaaaaaaaaaaattcaaaatagtggcctgtccggcccgatctggcctgcccgtataaaaagcgggctttggctagcaaattatctacttgtgcccggcctgtccggcctgaatttgtttacgggctcacaaatattaagcctggcctgcccggcctgtcttagtttttgggtcgggcggcccggcctgcccgaatttacacccctagtccTAGctatggctggtcccacaccctaTTATCCCATATTTTattcttattattatttccttcatcttatgaaactccttcgtttgagcaaaaaactctagttttgcatattttctcaaatattgctcaaaccatcaaaaggccaaaaagtcaaatggtcacatgaccgactaggctattcatggaaaatattaaaatattattattttaatattctcaaaatattggtcacacgagcaaagttctactttctcattcgatcaaaatcgagagtttcagtcaagatcaaactcttctgaaaatccaaaatattgctcaaacgcccaccagaaaatatcaaaattctcaggaccgaGACACAAacaatatggtgacacgggcatgccaccttgaccgaccaaggtcggcccttaggcttgcaaTGAGCCAGTCCCACattttttcacaattttgacctaattagcttTCAACAGTTCatgttgggttcaaactctttccaaccaacttggaatttgctcaatcgaccaccagctggtcccacgaccaccaagggccggtttcacaccccttggtcggtccctcatctctccataattaagttttatcacctaatgttctgacgagcactattttaataaatgattaaactaagGACTTcagtgcatgctcactcgagcacctgggagctacatggtcggccatcatccctgtagccggtccctccttcatttagTGATtggttttcagtaaatcatcaattgatcagcaatcgatcaaaattagggttttgaactgaatgctctgcaaatcataattctgagcaggtttaaacactaataattttatgattgatccagcaatcaacatcttaataaattatataatattcggtgcatctaccaatattttatttggtcatgctaccaatagttcatcaaacgagcaacatttgctcaaacaaggaatattaattcaactatcaatattcagtaatttatctaatgagcaatatttgctcagacgaggaatattgattcaactatcaatattcagtaatttatcaaatgagcaatatttgctcggatgaggaatattgattcaactatcaatattcagcatACAAGCGATATTTACTCAGAGtattaatattgattcaactatcaatattcgacaattcatcatacgagcaatatttgctcagacgagcaatatttgctcagactatccatattcatcatgttgatccaattatcaacattcattcgagaactatacgtcccaacagacatgttcaatccatgaattatAGAGAATTCAACAATCATGCTCTACTGAACAATATttagactcatcgtctagtcaagtcaacaattgactaattaaatacacgtctgccctgcagactccacaaatcatgagacatcaatcatgtcacatgggggatattaattagggtttggatATGGCGgcttgtgttcatccacgatgagaaatgtgagtaagtcgtgcaagcagttgagggagttagcaaagtagtgagtggacaatcaaccaagtctatgCACGACCTGGGACTGATTTAACCATgattttccactttcccactctttcactcgagcaaccgtcacacttactggggatcaatgtgtctacattcttgcaatataaataagtctctggatccacgATTGAAACAAGACAGATAACATCTATCTagtaaccaagaatcatcgtgtgagcaacaatcTCTCTCAATTGAacagaattcaaacttattcgaacccagcagttcatttgcagaaacctacaacatATTCACAattcttgatcatcattgatgtcacgcacttctcagcttccctcctacagatcaccacttccctctttgtgaccgaattgactatggaacgaccatttcttggtttaggccggagtcctatagattgatctctcgaactcaaagcactcccgtgtagtgcatctgtttgaggttacgCAGTTTGCTCTGTTGAAGAGTCTCCGTCCGCATGGTCGTCTCTCCACTTcttgaaaaaccagcaaattgtttttccccatgaACAGTGGTGGTTTGCgtaatggctatgcattcaattttcgagaattgtgcctaaaatgaaagtGTCAGTTTTCTTGAAATGGACGGAGTACatcattttattagttgcaacggaaaattagttaaAGGTTAAACCAAAAAATGGCTACAAAATATGCATAAACCaaattatgtatcctttgtggtggtttgtataatggatatacatttaattttctaaaattgtgcctacAATAATAAAtatctccgaatttttcgtaaaaaactctaaatttgatattgtcgtTTGTACTGGTTGCGTAGATTattttataacctttccaacgagataaatttgtaaaatatccaaggcacggatttttagatatgttatattaaagtttgctttccaattatacccctaaaaataAGATACATAAGAAGTTATAGTAACTGGACTAAAAGAGAGGGACAATTTTGTCTAGTGAAAAAACAACCACCAAAAGTTTGGTtacaccaaatccaatctttttatgtcaattgatcacttacaatttacaaaaaaaaatgtcataggtcctccctcgcttcgctcggagCCCAATTACAAAAAAGCCACAAAATAACATTTCAGGTTATGTGGACATTTAAGTTTCCACAAGAATCTCCAATCCAAATTGGGAACCTGGCTACCCATCTTTTTGGAGATTAGATAATAGTAGGCATCTTTTACCGTTACAATACACTTCTTGCTTTCAGACCACACAGGTCGATCCGTTTGTCCTCCACTGCCAGCAACTAGTATGGCATTAATATCCTTTAGCCACCTGcaaagatatgaaattatcaaTAGCTTCAAGATTCCAACACCTATTCTGCTTATCTAATATATCCTTAACCTTTAAATTTGGTAAGTTCACGATATTTTCACTTGCTAAAGAAGATAAAGGCATATTGTACAACCAACAATCATTTCAAAGGTCAATAGAAGAACCGCCACCTATATTCCATCTAAGACAGTCTTTAATGGCATTTCTCCTTTTAAGAATACTTCTCCACCTAGAAGAACATTTATTCTTAGCAGGGCAGGTCCAGAAATCATATTTTGCCTTGAGAAGTTTAGTAACATCAGATTGAATGGTAGTGCCATATGGCCTTACTCGACATAATGAATGGTGCACCACGGGATCACTAGGGAAATGTTAAAGAAAATTATTTTAAACAAAAAATTGTTACTAGTGATAGTGCCATAGTGGTCCTCCTTTCACAGTGGACGAGTAccgaaagcaaacaaaaaaataGAGGTGAACTAGATATGATAGATTCTAATTGATTTGTATAGTTAGCTAAAGATAGTGTATGAAGGGCGGAGAGAACTTGAAGTACATCTATAAGTGCATGTGAGTATATCTGAAATGAAACCTCACACATATCAAATTTGAAATTTATGGCGAAACAGTTCTTCGCTTGCTCTCCATtttccttttgttttgttttcgtgGTTTTGGTCGTCATGGCCAACTATCAGTAAGTAGTTACAGTATATTTGATTAATGTTTGAATTTCTTGATTATGTATTGGTTTGTTTATCTATAATTTTACTGATATTTTCTGGTTTGATTGATAGAGGAGGAGTTTTAGTCAATGGCAGAGAAGTTTGTGATGGCAATATTTTGGGAGAAGTAGTATCTCGCGGTGGTGACTGTCGTGAATGCACTCCTCACTGTTTAAAGTTCTACGATGATGTTGTTCGGGGCGACTGTTTCCCGTATGTGTGTTTCTGTTGCGGTCCTGTGAACGCTTTAAGAAACGTTGTCCTCGTTAAATGATCTTTCATGGCACCCCGGCCACTAACTAATTTCTGATCGATATCTTAACTTTTCCTATTAATATTTACTATTTCCTCTGTTTTAAAAATGTAAGCTTGTTTCATGTATAAATTTCTCATCAAACAAGCCCATCTTTTTGAAACAGAAGGTATGTAATTCTTGGTCAGGGATATTGACACATTACACTGTGTTTATTTGTTACAGTATATTCTAGTCAAGAACTTGAATTACTCTTAAATTTACTCCTTTGTAAATAGCAACAACAAAAGTATCTACAAGCAAGGTACGAAATTTACCAGTAATACCTTTTGTAGACAaaccaaaattaaaaagaaaaaacaatagaaAACTAGTAGATGGCATTTGCGTTGCACCTGTTAATTGAAATGTTTCTGTGTTCGATAAAATGCAAGTTACTTTTTGTCCCTTAACGTAGAGATGAGGTGTAGTGTAGTGCCTGAATTTAGTGAAACCACCAAAGCCCTTACCAATGAGGCGCTACATCCAATCAATTGTCAGGCCCATAAACAAACCTCCAAGAACACAAATTGTAAAGCAAATTCTCCAATGCACTTTTTTCTCCCCTGCAGACAACATTTCTTCAATTTTGTTCATTTGGTGATAACAAAAGCAAGAAAAATGCGATGGCACTAAGTTAAATGGTAATCACTAATCAAACCAAAAAATTAATATTTGCACTTTAGCAGGGAGCAAGCTATTATTACAAATTTGCACCAAGTTTTATGACACTAGGCTTTTCCTGCAGCTGTTGATTacattttctttgaagatatttgTATACCTAATAGGCTTTAGTTCTGGTAGAACATCATATCCATTAGGGACTTTCATGTTTGGTTTTTTATCCAGAAAGTTGGATCAAAGAAGATATGGTGCTTACTCATCTTCTTCTCACACTAATAATGCTTGCTCAATGCCACTGAGTTCAGCAAACATGGAATAACCGAAGTACAAGAATTAGTTGTCAACTGAACATTTCACGTTCTATATTCATGAGTTTGAATGTTAAGCTGATTTTTTGCTTGTACTTTCGTTTAACAAGTTTCAGGTTTGCATCAATTTGCTTAGGAGAAAGATGGTAACTGTAAGACTACTATTTTTTCTTCATTGTGTCATTCTTTTCGGTCGGTTCCGAATCTCAGGCATCCTTTTTTTGTTTAGGAATATCTTATGCACTGTGCTTAACTAATTTTCCACTGATAATGACCATTTTAATAATTCTTAAAAGCACAACTACACTAAGTACTGACATATGCAGCAGTAGCTATGCCAAACCCTCCGGAATGGTCTTTCATCGCAAAGAAAAATATACTTACTCTGTTACTCAGGTCACCACCACTTACATTAAATGCCGATTCAGTTGGATCCAATCCGATGCTTCTGGTTCATCCCCCTAATCTCCTTCCATAAATGCTTTGCTCGAAGTCCAGTTAACTTGGATTACTTACCTTAAATAAATCAACAAAAGCGTACTTctgttttgattattattttataGTATTTTTTGGCCGGTTCTGAATCTCCAACTAATACTTATGAATATCTTAAACACTTGTGGTTGTGCTTAACTTAGTTTCCACCAGTAGAACCCCAATATCAGCAAGAATAATTCTTGAAAGCACTATTTTACACTGACATATAGAGTTGACGAACTCTTTAAATATTTCTGCATTATTAGCTAGCTCATGTGCGAGTGCCGAATAACAATGTCTAGAGGACAAGATCCTAATATGAAGCTTTGCAATAGATTGGATTCGTGATTCCAGCATTCCGCGCATATATAAATAGTTGTGTAGGATTAGAAACTTCAGTACTCATCATCAATTCATCTCTGTTTCAGTTAATAGGTGTGGCTTATTATCCCTTACACCTACAGGGATATTGAGATTCAGAGAAAGTAATATCATGGCTCGAGCTATGGTGCAACTTGTTAGTGCATTAGTTATGATATTATTGATGATGGGGCAAATGGCAGAGGCAGCCAGAAAATTATCAGACGACGGTGGCGATAGTCCCAGCAGCCCAGGAAGCACTGCTACATGCAACAATACAAAGTACAAGGAATGTCACAACTTGGTTCATGTTTGCCCAAAGAAGTGTGGTGATAGTGGTTGTCACGTCCACTGTCGTTCCTGCAAACCCATTTGTGGTCCTGACGATGGATCatctaatgatgatgatgatgacgatgacgaGCCAACTACTCCTGCGTAACCCCTACACCTATCTATCCAACattccaactccaactccagtgaCACCATCCCCAACTCCAGTGACACCAAGTCCAGTAACACCATCTCCAACTCCGGTTACTCCAAGTCCAGTAACACCATCTCCAACTCCAGTAACTCCTACACCACCCACCGTGCCAACTCCAAGTCCCGTAACCCCTACACCTACCGTGCCAGCTCCAACCCCCGTAACCCCTACACCACCTACAGTGCCAACTCCAAGTCCTGTATCCCCTACACCACCTACCGTGCCAACTCCAACCCCTGTAACTCCTACACCATCTACCCCTACATATCCACCTGGTTCTGGCGTTTCACCAAAAAAGAGATCTAGGTGTAGAAACTCCAAATACCCTAAATGCTACAATGTTGAGCATGCTTGCCCTGCTGCTTGCCCAACTGGATCATGTAGTTTCACTTTTAATCTGTCATATATAAATGCTAATCAAATGATCATGTGATTTGCGCAGGTTGTGATCAACCAGGAGCTGTTTGTCAGGACCCGCGCTTTGTAGGTGGTGATGGCATTACCTTCTACTTCCATGGGAAACAAAACCGTGATTTTTGCCTTCTCTCAGATTCTAATCTCCACATAAACGGTCATTTCATTGGTAAAAGAAACCAAAACATGAACAGAGACTTCACCTGGGTCCAAGCTATTGGTGTCCTCTTCAACGACCACCAAATATATGTTGGCGCACAAAAGACAGCTACTTGGGACGATTCGGTCGACCGCGTTGCACTTTCTTTTGATGGACAACCCATATATTTGCCTGAATTAGAAGGTGCAAAGTGGCAATCTGAAGTTGATTCAAGTATCAGCATAACGAGGTCCGGCGTAACTAACAGAATCATTATTGAAGTTGAAGGAAACTTCATGATAACTGCTAATGTAGTGCCCATCACTGAAGAAGAATCTAGGATTCACAACTACGCTATAATAAGAGAAGATTGCTTTGCTCATCTTGATTTAGCTTTCAAATTTTACTCATTGAGTGAAGATGTGAATGGTGTCTTGGGACAAACTTATGCAAAGAACTATGTGAGTAGAGTGAAGATGGGTGCGTCTATGCCTGTCATGGGCGGAGATAATAAATTTATCACTTCAAATCTCTTTGCAAAAGATTGCGCTGTAGCTAGATTCGTAGGCAGCGAGTCTAATGACGGTGTGACTTCTTCGGAGTACGGCAGCCTAAATTGCAGTAGTGGAATCGACGGAACTGGAGTGGTCTGCAAAAGATAGAGAGATCAAACTATATCCTGAAGTCCTAACTGCATGCCTACAGTTTCCAGAATGTTTGAATAAGAGACGCGCAGGCCAACTATATCCCGTACTAAAGATGGTACATGATTCATTATATGCCCGAGAACACTTACAATTAGTGCAGGTGTACTTTTTGTTTGCAATTTCTATATTTGTCTTTTGTTCTCTTGTTATTTTTTATTGTCTTCTTTGCAAATcaattaaaacataattaatACGTATGAATATTTCTTACTCCTTCCGTTtctataaaagagatattatatcACTTTTTTATTTTAGCCTAACAACAGGTGCAACTTCTTATTTCGTTCGAACAACTAGTCCAGCCATCCGGTCAAGATATGGTCACATTCAAAAAGCAGACAGTAAAAGCAGGCAGTAAACAGAAAAAAAAGAAGCAGAAAGACATGCTAAACAGAAAGCAGACAGTAAATTTGACGTGCTAAACATGACACACATGGATTTGGATACTTAAATAAGATTTTGAACGATGGATGGAGAAACTAATTTGAAGTTACATCTATAAATGTAACCAAAATATTTGAAGTGAAACATCACACACATTGATTTTTAAAGACATGGCGGAAAATTCTTCCATTTTCTCTGTGTTTGGTGTTCTTTTCATGGTGGTTTTGGTGGCTATGACTAGCTATTAGTAAGTAATTACTTGATTAATGGTTGGGTTAAATTCCTGACATTATGCATTTGGTTATCTGAAATGTTACTAATTATATTTGTTTCGTGGGGGTGATCACGGTGAAGGCGTAGCAATATTCTGGGAGAAGTGATTGCCCGTCACGGATGTAGTAACTGTGTTCCTCTCTGTAGAGAGCTTCAACAACGCCGTTAGGATTCATTGTGCCTCTCTTCCGTTCAATCAAATCCAGTGCTTCTGTTGTGGTCCTGTGACGACTCATACCAAGTCATGATttcaaactagttttcttttattaaacttgtgtcaaaaataataagaACGGTTCTGGTAATCGTTAATTGAATCATCTATGTAATTCTATCGTTTGTTGGAGCCATTGCCATGGAGCCACATCCAGTCAAATTTTACGCCCATAAATGGACCTCCAAGAACACAAATTGTAAGCAAATTATCCAGCCCCTGGAGACAACAGTTCCTCAATTTGGCCATTTGATGAAAATAAAAACTAGGAAAAGTTTGATTCTTATATATTCGAATGATAATCAAGCCAAAACAGCAAATTTGCATCCTTGTAACCTTTGGCTTTAAAGAAGGAAACTGGGAGATAACCGTTGCTTAGCGCTAATTCGGGTGTCAAAATATCATCCAGTCCAGCCTTGGTCTCCATATTTAGCTGTGAAGTAGAAAGCTGGAACGAGAAACTGTTCCAGTCATGATGACTTTTCTCGACTCCACTTTCAAGTTTCAAAATGCCCAGAAGTAGAAGGATTAGTGCTCAGCAGAATTTAAAAGTCATTTTAAATTGTGTACCCTAAATAATTTCtgactttttggtttttagaagtcaaaaaaaaacaatttctgaAATGACATCCATACATGCTATTAATATCTTGAACTTATTATGACGACACTGACGGAAACTATAAGTTCTCTCCGGTAGTCCAGTGGATTTTTCAGTGGGATGCggcttcaaatttgttttggAACATGATTTGGATTTGAAAGCTTGAGATAGTATTGTACTACTACGGTATCGCTGATGGAATGTAAAGAGTTCAGGGTCGGACCCAAAGTTTGCATATAGCCATTTGCAAGCTCGTCTGCACTTGAACTCTCATAAAACGACAAATATAATACCCAACCGCCACAAGTTTGGTACAATTCCGGAACAAACAAATGtcatttttttcacaaaattggttaaacagttcatcctacccatttaaatttggttaaatttgatactgtttaaatggacaaaaatgtaaaaatagccaggatgtaaacagtttcatcctacccatttaaaaatattttttttatttttaatttacatcaggatgcatccagtttcatcctcgctatttctTAAATTTAaggcaggatgaatccagtttcattcttgctattttttttgtctcCATTTAACCCATACTAACTTTTACTCGTCtattaaaaccatgttttaaaaatatttggacaaatgacccaattttcgattttttttcttaCTACGCCAAAAGCTTTACCGAATTAATGCCATGTGGCCCTGCTCCTCAAAACCTTAAGATAAACCTACCTGAATTTTCCCCAATTTCGGTCCAAAACTATACAAAAACCGAGTTTTCGTAAAGAAAAGTTCTTCATGGAAACTGAGTTTTAAGGGGCACAACTCCGTTCTTCTCTTTAGGAAAAATGACCATATTAAAGTCAAGCGATGCCCCATAATAATTAGATTTGGATATATTTAAACTATAGGCAAGCAAAACACACTGCCATAGTGCTTGAACTAATGAAAAAAATTACAGAACCGAAGGGCTAAAGTCCAAGGATCAAAAGCTAACAAGTGTAAAAATTGCTTtgcaatcacaaaaaaaaaaggttctaatacaaaaaaaccaaaaaagaaaaaaaaaataaaaacaaatagaaGGGTAGGTTAATAATGATGAGGGTGGATCATACTTCT
Coding sequences within:
- the LOC113272264 gene encoding uncharacterized protein LOC113272264 → MTSQLLLRNPYTYLSNIPTPTPVTPSPTPVTPSPVTPSPTPVTPSPVTPSPTPVTPTPPTVPTPSPVTPTPTVPAPTPVTPTPPTVPTPSPVSPTPPTVPTPTPVTPTPSTPTYPPGSGVSPKKRSRCRNSKYPKCYNVEHACPAACPTGSCSCDQPGAVCQDPRFVGGDGITFYFHGKQNRDFCLLSDSNLHINGHFIGKRNQNMNRDFTWVQAIGVLFNDHQIYVGAQKTATWDDSVDRVALSFDGQPIYLPELEGAKWQSEVDSSISITRSGVTNRIIIEVEGNFMITANVVPITEEESRIHNYAIIREDCFAHLDLAFKFYSLSEDVNGVLGQTYAKNYVSRVKMGASMPVMGGDNKFITSNLFAKDCAVARFVGSESNDGVTSSEYGSLNCSSGIDGTGVVCKR